Proteins from one Amycolatopsis benzoatilytica AK 16/65 genomic window:
- a CDS encoding WhiB family transcriptional regulator: MADTRRLPGPNADMWDWQLEGSCRGMDSGSFFHPDGERGPARARREARAKAICLSCPVLDLCRKHALAVHEPYGIWGGLSESERDHIIKQDKRALTMAHV, from the coding sequence ATGGCAGACACGCGCAGGCTCCCCGGCCCCAATGCAGATATGTGGGACTGGCAGCTGGAGGGGTCGTGCCGGGGGATGGACAGCGGTTCCTTCTTCCACCCGGACGGAGAGCGGGGGCCGGCGAGGGCGCGGCGCGAGGCCAGGGCCAAGGCGATCTGCCTGTCCTGCCCGGTGCTGGACCTGTGCCGCAAGCACGCGCTCGCCGTGCACGAGCCCTACGGCATCTGGGGCGGACTGTCCGAATCGGAACGAGACCACATCATCAAGCAGGACAAACGTGCGTTGACGATGGCGCACGTCTGA
- the guaB gene encoding IMP dehydrogenase, producing the protein MTSESITPSVPSKFAMLGLTFDDVLLLPAESDVVPSQVDTSTRLTRNITLNVPLVSAAMDTVTEARMAIAMARQGGVGVLQRNLPIEEQAAAVEVVKRSEAGMVTDPVTCSPDDTLAEVDALCARFRISGVPVTDASGALVGIITNRDMRFEVDHTRLVREVMTKTPLITAQVGVTAEAALGLLRRHKIEKLPIVDGAGKLRGLITVKDFVKTEQYPLASKDPDGRLIVGAAVGVGPDGHKRAMALAEAGVDVLMVDTAHGHSRAVVETVRLLKKELGETVDIVGGNVATRAGAQALVDAGVDGVKVGVGPGSICTTRIVAGVGVPQISAIYEADLACRPAGVPVIGDGGIQYSGDIAKAIAAGASTVMLGSLLAGTAESPGDLILVNGKQFKVYRGMGSLGAMQSRGQAKSYSKDRYAQDDVLNEDKLVPEGIEGRIPFRGPLSNVVHQLVGGLRAGMGYAGAETVAQLQERQLVRITAAGLKESHPHDVTMTVEAPNYTTR; encoded by the coding sequence ATGACCAGCGAAAGCATCACCCCCTCCGTGCCCAGCAAGTTCGCGATGCTCGGCTTGACCTTCGACGACGTGCTGCTGCTTCCCGCGGAATCGGACGTGGTGCCCAGCCAGGTCGACACCAGCACCCGGCTCACCCGCAACATCACGCTGAACGTGCCGCTGGTGTCCGCGGCGATGGACACCGTGACCGAGGCGCGGATGGCGATCGCGATGGCCCGCCAGGGCGGCGTGGGCGTGCTGCAGCGCAACCTGCCGATCGAGGAGCAGGCGGCGGCGGTCGAGGTAGTCAAGCGGTCCGAGGCGGGCATGGTCACCGACCCGGTCACCTGTTCTCCGGACGACACGCTCGCCGAGGTCGACGCGCTGTGCGCGCGGTTCCGGATCTCCGGCGTGCCGGTCACCGACGCGTCCGGCGCGCTGGTGGGCATCATCACCAACCGCGACATGCGGTTCGAGGTGGATCACACCCGCCTGGTCCGCGAGGTCATGACCAAGACGCCGCTGATCACCGCACAGGTCGGGGTCACCGCGGAGGCGGCGCTCGGTTTGCTGCGCCGGCACAAGATCGAGAAGCTGCCGATCGTGGACGGCGCGGGCAAGCTGCGCGGCCTGATCACCGTCAAGGACTTCGTGAAGACCGAGCAGTACCCGCTCGCGTCGAAGGACCCGGACGGCAGGCTGATCGTCGGCGCCGCGGTCGGCGTCGGCCCGGACGGGCACAAGCGCGCGATGGCGCTGGCCGAGGCCGGCGTGGACGTGTTGATGGTCGACACCGCGCACGGCCACTCGCGCGCGGTCGTCGAGACCGTGCGGCTGCTGAAGAAAGAACTGGGCGAGACGGTCGACATCGTCGGCGGCAACGTGGCGACCCGCGCGGGCGCGCAGGCGCTGGTGGACGCGGGCGTGGACGGTGTGAAGGTCGGCGTCGGCCCGGGCTCCATCTGCACCACCCGTATCGTCGCCGGCGTCGGCGTGCCGCAGATCTCCGCGATCTACGAGGCCGACCTGGCGTGCCGCCCGGCTGGCGTGCCGGTGATCGGCGACGGCGGCATCCAGTACTCCGGCGACATCGCGAAGGCCATCGCGGCCGGCGCGTCCACCGTCATGCTGGGCAGCCTGCTGGCCGGCACCGCCGAATCTCCGGGCGACCTGATTCTGGTCAACGGCAAGCAGTTCAAGGTCTACCGCGGCATGGGCTCGCTGGGCGCCATGCAGTCGCGCGGCCAGGCGAAGTCGTACTCCAAGGACCGCTACGCCCAGGACGACGTGCTCAACGAGGACAAGCTGGTGCCGGAAGGCATCGAAGGCCGCATCCCGTTCCGCGGCCCGCTGTCGAACGTGGTCCACCAGCTCGTCGGCGGGCTGCGCGCGGGCATGGGCTACGCGGGCGCGGAGACGGTCGCGCAGCTGCAGGAGCGGCAGCTGGTCCGGATCACCGCGGCCGGGCTCAAGGAAAGCCACCCGCACGACGTCACCATGACGGTCGAAGCGCCGAACTACACGACCCGCTGA
- a CDS encoding GuaB3 family IMP dehydrogenase-related protein, with amino-acid sequence MRDLVEIGMGRTARRAYGLDDVEIVPSRRTRSSSVVSTAWKIDAYQFDLPLVTHPTDAIVSPGTAVSIGELGGLGVLNAEGLWARHANVEEAIFRLVRAAEDSEDPTAVVRELQELHAAPIRLDLLTEAIKTVRESGVTVAARVSPQHAAELTPDLLAAGVEILVVQGTIISAEHVQRDAEPLNLKEFIGRLDVPVIAGGVSDYRTAMHLMRTGAAGVIVGHGYTEGVTSTDRVLGIGVPMATAIVDAAAARRDYLDETGGRYVHVLADGGITTSGDIAKAIACGADAVMLGAPLATAAEAPGQGLYWTSAAAHPSLPRSRVVAGPDSDFAADLKTLLFGPSSDAEGVVNLFGALRRAMAKTGYSDLKEFQRVGLSVRG; translated from the coding sequence GTGCGGGATCTGGTCGAGATCGGCATGGGCCGCACCGCGCGGCGGGCGTACGGCCTCGATGACGTGGAGATCGTGCCGTCGCGGCGGACGCGCTCGTCGTCGGTGGTGTCCACCGCGTGGAAGATCGATGCCTACCAGTTCGACCTGCCGCTGGTCACCCACCCGACCGACGCGATCGTGTCGCCGGGCACCGCGGTGTCGATCGGCGAGCTGGGCGGTCTCGGCGTGCTCAACGCCGAGGGCCTGTGGGCGCGGCACGCGAACGTCGAGGAGGCGATCTTCCGCCTCGTCCGCGCGGCCGAGGACAGCGAAGACCCGACCGCGGTCGTGCGCGAGCTGCAGGAGCTGCACGCCGCGCCGATCCGGCTCGACCTGCTGACCGAGGCGATCAAGACGGTCCGCGAGTCGGGCGTGACGGTGGCCGCGCGGGTCAGCCCGCAGCACGCCGCCGAGCTGACCCCGGACCTGCTCGCGGCCGGCGTCGAGATCCTGGTCGTGCAGGGCACGATCATCTCCGCCGAGCACGTGCAGCGCGACGCGGAACCGCTCAACCTCAAGGAGTTCATCGGGCGGCTCGACGTCCCGGTGATCGCCGGCGGCGTCAGCGACTACCGCACCGCGATGCACCTGATGCGCACCGGCGCGGCCGGCGTGATCGTCGGGCACGGTTACACCGAAGGCGTCACCAGCACCGACCGAGTGCTCGGCATCGGCGTCCCGATGGCGACGGCGATCGTCGACGCGGCCGCGGCCCGCCGCGACTACCTGGACGAGACCGGTGGCCGCTACGTGCACGTCCTCGCCGACGGCGGCATCACCACCTCCGGCGACATCGCGAAGGCCATCGCCTGCGGCGCGGACGCGGTGATGCTCGGTGCTCCGCTGGCGACCGCGGCCGAAGCCCCCGGCCAGGGCCTGTACTGGACCTCCGCGGCGGCGCACCCGTCGCTCCCGCGCTCGCGCGTGGTGGCCGGCCCGGACTCGGACTTCGCGGCGGACCTCAAGACGCTGCTGTTCGGCCCGTCCTCGGACGCGGAGGGGGTCGTCAACCTGTTCGGCGCGCTGCGCCGCGCGATGGCGAAGACCGGGTACTCGGACCTGAAGGAGTTCCAGCGCGTCGGACTGTCCGTGCGCGGCTGA
- a CDS encoding MerR family transcriptional regulator: MASVARRLGVAPSTLRTWDRRYGLGPSRHTDGRHRRYGSSDIGRLELMQRALLRGASTAEAARYALEQMPRADAVPAPAQPVEANGSKAPVDDGEVPSRLARRLSTAALAMDVGAVQRMLADAIGELGVLSAWSGVIDPVLTALGARWRGVHAGAEVEYLLAECVYAALVRATPVLDEPRNQRPVLLACVPEERDNMPVYALAAALAGRRIGAQLFGIALPSEVLAVAVRRSAPAAVVLWAHRSDADSRLFTRISRGRQRSRLFACGPGWDPGMLPPKVELLPDLGAAANRVEHVLVGAPR; encoded by the coding sequence GTGGCCTCGGTCGCCCGTCGGCTCGGTGTCGCGCCGTCCACCCTTCGAACCTGGGACCGTCGCTACGGTCTCGGTCCCAGCCGGCACACGGACGGGCGGCATCGCCGCTACGGCAGTTCCGACATCGGACGCCTTGAGCTCATGCAACGCGCGCTGCTTCGCGGCGCGTCCACGGCGGAGGCCGCGCGGTATGCGTTGGAACAGATGCCGCGAGCGGACGCGGTGCCAGCGCCCGCGCAGCCCGTGGAAGCCAACGGATCGAAGGCGCCCGTAGACGACGGCGAAGTCCCTTCTCGGCTCGCGCGCCGGCTGAGCACCGCAGCGCTGGCCATGGACGTTGGCGCGGTTCAGCGGATGCTCGCTGACGCGATTGGCGAGCTAGGCGTCCTGTCTGCGTGGTCTGGCGTGATCGACCCAGTACTGACGGCGTTAGGCGCGCGGTGGCGCGGCGTGCACGCGGGCGCCGAAGTCGAGTATCTGCTGGCTGAGTGCGTGTACGCGGCACTAGTGCGAGCGACGCCGGTTCTCGACGAGCCTCGTAACCAACGGCCAGTCCTTCTTGCCTGCGTGCCGGAAGAACGGGACAACATGCCGGTGTACGCGCTCGCGGCCGCGCTCGCCGGGCGACGGATCGGCGCGCAGCTTTTCGGAATCGCCTTGCCGTCAGAAGTGCTCGCGGTCGCCGTACGGCGAAGCGCGCCAGCGGCAGTCGTGCTCTGGGCGCATCGGTCGGACGCGGACTCTCGGCTGTTCACGCGCATCTCTCGGGGAAGGCAGCGGAGCCGGTTGTTCGCGTGCGGCCCCGGCTGGGATCCCGGGATGTTGCCGCCCAAGGTCGAGTTGCTGCCGGATCTCGGCGCCGCGGCAAACCGCGTCGAGCATGTTCTTGTCGGTGCTCCGCGATAG
- a CDS encoding TetR/AcrR family transcriptional regulator, giving the protein MSPRGRPRAFDREAALTKAMFVFWERGYEGASLAELTEAMGIRPPSLYAAFGDKESLFREAVEHYQSAYGHYTGRALREQPTAREAIEALLRDNARAYVEPGHPKGCMVVLAATNCTPANASVWKYLAASRDSVREQIRERLRRGVDEGDLAATVDTEALAALYTTVFYGLSMQARDGVTLDTLMTVVDLALEWWPKDSGGAVSEVDTAPSAPC; this is encoded by the coding sequence ATGTCACCGCGTGGCCGTCCTCGCGCGTTCGACCGCGAGGCGGCGCTCACCAAGGCCATGTTCGTGTTCTGGGAGCGTGGCTACGAAGGCGCTTCGCTGGCGGAGCTCACCGAAGCGATGGGCATCCGTCCGCCGAGCCTCTATGCGGCCTTCGGTGACAAAGAGTCGCTGTTCCGCGAAGCGGTTGAGCACTACCAGTCTGCGTACGGGCACTACACCGGACGCGCGCTGCGAGAGCAGCCGACGGCTCGTGAAGCGATCGAGGCGCTGCTTCGCGACAATGCCCGCGCATACGTCGAGCCTGGGCACCCCAAAGGCTGCATGGTCGTGCTGGCGGCGACCAACTGCACGCCAGCCAACGCGTCGGTCTGGAAGTACCTCGCTGCTTCGCGGGATAGCGTGCGAGAGCAGATCCGGGAGCGCCTTCGCCGCGGAGTGGACGAAGGCGATCTCGCCGCCACCGTCGACACCGAAGCGCTCGCCGCGCTCTACACGACCGTGTTCTACGGCCTGTCCATGCAGGCGCGCGACGGAGTCACCCTCGACACCCTGATGACCGTGGTCGACCTCGCGCTCGAGTGGTGGCCGAAAGACAGCGGAGGGGCGGTGTCCGAGGTGGACACCGCCCCTTCCGCGCCATGCTGA
- a CDS encoding MFS transporter, whose product MKLVLGKDFGRLWLAFAVSTAGSYLALDAFSIIAVRVLHTTAAQVSLLAGAGLAAGALIALPLGPWVEFRRKRPVLVAMDLVRFVALATLLPAYLLDALTFPQLVVVSVLVSAANITFTAASGAYLKSLASGPDLLAANGRFETTQWTATAIGPPAGGAAIGLFGPLTTVVLDAVSYLLSALSLSTIRTAERIPAVRSAGFRAADLAEGWRYLFQHARLRMLFLNGCLVNGLIMATTPLLAVLLLGELGFPTWEYGLAFGVPCLGGLLGSQLARRLVPRYGRVRLLPVLATARACWSVLLAFVPAGFAGLTWVMAVEFGLIVCAAMYSTVLATYRLEETDDRYVSRVLSAWRISSTATTAGLTLLWGLVAAWLGTRGGLGLAGALMLATPLLLLGWNRARNETPSAEPVRSTDS is encoded by the coding sequence ATGAAATTGGTTCTGGGCAAGGACTTTGGCCGATTGTGGCTGGCTTTCGCGGTGAGCACCGCGGGCAGCTACCTCGCCCTCGACGCCTTCTCGATCATCGCCGTGCGAGTGCTGCACACCACAGCCGCGCAGGTGTCCCTGCTGGCCGGCGCGGGGCTCGCGGCCGGCGCACTGATCGCGCTTCCGCTCGGTCCGTGGGTCGAATTCCGGCGGAAACGGCCCGTGCTGGTCGCGATGGACCTGGTCCGGTTCGTCGCGCTGGCGACCCTGCTGCCCGCCTACCTGCTCGACGCTCTGACGTTCCCGCAACTGGTGGTCGTATCGGTGCTCGTCTCGGCGGCGAACATCACGTTCACCGCCGCCAGCGGCGCGTATCTGAAGTCGCTCGCCTCCGGTCCAGACCTGCTGGCGGCCAACGGCCGGTTCGAGACGACGCAGTGGACCGCCACCGCGATCGGGCCGCCGGCCGGCGGCGCGGCGATCGGCCTGTTCGGCCCGCTCACCACTGTGGTCCTGGACGCGGTCAGCTATCTGCTGTCCGCGCTTTCCCTCTCGACGATCCGCACCGCCGAACGCATCCCGGCCGTCCGCTCGGCCGGGTTCCGGGCCGCGGACCTGGCGGAGGGCTGGCGATACCTCTTCCAGCACGCCCGGTTGCGCATGCTGTTCCTCAACGGCTGCCTGGTCAACGGCCTGATCATGGCGACCACCCCGCTGCTGGCCGTGCTGCTTCTCGGCGAACTCGGCTTCCCGACCTGGGAGTACGGGCTCGCGTTCGGTGTGCCCTGCCTCGGCGGCCTGCTCGGTTCCCAACTCGCCCGGCGGCTGGTGCCCCGGTACGGCCGGGTCCGGCTGCTGCCGGTCCTGGCGACCGCGCGGGCCTGCTGGTCAGTACTGCTGGCGTTCGTACCGGCCGGGTTCGCCGGGCTCACGTGGGTGATGGCGGTGGAGTTCGGGCTGATCGTCTGCGCGGCGATGTACAGCACCGTCCTGGCGACTTATCGCCTGGAGGAGACCGACGACCGGTATGTCAGCCGCGTGTTGTCGGCGTGGCGGATCAGCAGCACCGCGACCACCGCGGGGCTGACCTTGCTGTGGGGTTTGGTCGCGGCGTGGCTGGGCACGCGCGGCGGGCTCGGCCTGGCGGGCGCCTTGATGCTGGCGACCCCGCTGCTGCTGCTTGGCTGGAACCGGGCTCGGAACGAGACCCCCTCCGCCGAGCCGGTGCGCAGCACGGATTCCTGA
- a CDS encoding anti-sigma-D factor RsdA — protein sequence MTDRKDRDRDLSSSAHGDDLTGYEAEADGDLTAIQADDALLDALGGTDPTVADGLGDQELNALLLAWRRDIDSEPLGELVDADTAVRTVKSAASARKYSSRGRRRRVFVPVAAACAAAAIAFTGTGLAARDAQPGDTLWGLTKVLYADHARSVEAAAAAKLDLEKANLALADNRLADARRALADAQAALTQVAESDNRDQLLQQHRQLAQQLGVPTTSPTGNKPSVPPSIPPVDNPASSAAHQPQPGQPSSLPATGTKVPDPSMTPPPPVTSTPSSSAPSTSATANDPGGSPRNETSQGAGVPNGTSSGS from the coding sequence GTGACCGACCGCAAAGACCGGGACCGAGACTTGTCGTCCTCCGCGCACGGGGACGACCTGACCGGTTACGAAGCGGAGGCCGACGGGGACCTCACGGCTATCCAAGCCGACGACGCCCTGCTCGACGCGCTCGGCGGAACCGATCCGACGGTTGCTGACGGGCTCGGGGACCAGGAACTGAACGCGCTGCTGCTCGCGTGGCGCCGCGACATCGACAGCGAACCGCTGGGCGAGCTCGTGGACGCCGACACCGCGGTCCGCACCGTCAAGAGCGCCGCGTCGGCGCGCAAATACTCGAGCCGCGGCCGGCGCCGCCGCGTTTTCGTGCCGGTGGCGGCCGCGTGCGCTGCCGCCGCCATCGCTTTCACCGGCACCGGCCTCGCCGCGCGCGACGCTCAGCCGGGAGACACGCTGTGGGGCCTGACGAAGGTCCTGTACGCCGACCACGCCCGCTCCGTCGAGGCCGCCGCCGCAGCCAAGCTCGACCTGGAGAAAGCGAACCTGGCGCTGGCCGACAACCGCCTCGCCGATGCCCGCCGGGCACTCGCCGACGCGCAGGCCGCGCTCACCCAGGTCGCCGAGTCGGACAACCGTGATCAGCTCCTGCAGCAGCACCGTCAGCTGGCTCAGCAGCTCGGTGTGCCGACCACGTCGCCGACCGGGAACAAGCCCTCGGTCCCGCCGTCCATTCCGCCGGTGGACAACCCGGCCAGCAGCGCCGCGCACCAGCCGCAGCCCGGCCAGCCGAGTTCGCTGCCGGCGACCGGGACGAAGGTGCCGGACCCGTCGATGACGCCGCCTCCGCCGGTCACGTCCACGCCGAGTTCGTCTGCGCCGAGCACCAGCGCGACGGCGAACGACCCGGGTGGCAGCCCGCGCAACGAGACGTCGCAAGGCGCCGGTGTACCGAACGGGACCAGCAGCGGCTCGTAG
- a CDS encoding GNAT family N-acetyltransferase produces MIETPRLDLLPLRVAHADEMAIVLADPALHTYIGGAPDPVETLRQRYQRMTAGSPDPAVSWLNWVIRLRADSCLTGTVQATVAERTAEIAWVVGTPWQGRGIATEAARGLVGWLARQPVDEVVAHIHPDHHASARVAAAAGLVRTADWHDGEIRWRLKP; encoded by the coding sequence GTGATCGAGACTCCGCGGCTCGATCTCCTGCCGCTGCGGGTGGCACACGCCGACGAAATGGCGATCGTGCTGGCCGATCCGGCCCTGCACACCTACATCGGCGGTGCCCCGGATCCGGTCGAAACCCTCCGCCAGCGCTACCAGCGCATGACGGCCGGCTCTCCCGACCCGGCCGTGTCCTGGTTGAACTGGGTCATCCGGCTGCGCGCCGATTCCTGCTTGACGGGCACGGTCCAAGCGACAGTCGCCGAGCGAACAGCCGAAATAGCCTGGGTGGTGGGCACGCCGTGGCAAGGACGCGGCATCGCGACCGAAGCCGCGCGAGGGCTGGTCGGCTGGCTGGCTCGGCAACCGGTCGACGAGGTCGTCGCCCACATCCACCCGGACCATCACGCCTCCGCCCGGGTCGCGGCCGCGGCCGGGCTCGTGCGGACTGCCGACTGGCACGACGGCGAGATCCGCTGGCGGCTCAAGCCATGA
- a CDS encoding DUF5319 domain-containing protein, with product MQAVPHDVLPPDPFADDPDDPARAIPDPDDHLEEPISADERTELLADLSDLAVYQALLEPRGVRGIVVDCGECDEPHYHDWTLLRASLEQLLSDGRMRPHEPAFDPNPADYVSWDYCRGFADGVTANESAY from the coding sequence GTGCAGGCCGTGCCGCACGATGTGTTGCCCCCCGATCCGTTCGCGGACGACCCGGACGATCCGGCCCGGGCCATCCCCGACCCCGACGACCACCTGGAAGAGCCGATCAGCGCGGACGAGCGCACCGAGCTGCTGGCCGACCTGTCCGACCTCGCGGTGTACCAGGCCCTGCTGGAGCCTCGCGGGGTCCGCGGCATCGTGGTCGACTGCGGCGAATGCGACGAACCCCACTATCACGACTGGACGCTGCTGCGGGCGAGCCTGGAGCAGCTGCTGTCGGACGGCCGGATGCGCCCGCACGAGCCCGCTTTCGACCCGAACCCGGCCGACTACGTGAGCTGGGACTACTGCCGCGGCTTCGCGGACGGGGTCACCGCGAACGAGAGCGCGTACTGA
- a CDS encoding response regulator transcription factor produces the protein MTTVLICDDRRSVREGLTRVMSAVPGVSRIDCVAHGDELLARYTRQPVDVVLVGTQRAVPTGVEATRRLVSANPQANVIVFGAPDDAGSIAAAIAGGARGYLRWDASRPELVAALAHTLASTSVPAPRQPSDPGVQLTERELQVLRGMSQGKSNGQIGRELYLSEDTVKTHARRLFRKLGVRDRAQAVAHGFRRGLVS, from the coding sequence GTGACGACGGTCTTGATCTGCGACGACCGACGCAGTGTCCGCGAAGGGCTCACCCGTGTGATGTCCGCGGTGCCTGGGGTCAGTCGCATCGACTGCGTAGCGCACGGTGACGAGCTGCTGGCCCGGTACACCCGTCAGCCGGTCGACGTCGTGCTGGTCGGGACGCAACGCGCGGTCCCGACGGGCGTCGAGGCCACTCGCCGGCTCGTCTCCGCGAACCCCCAGGCGAACGTGATCGTGTTCGGCGCCCCGGACGACGCGGGCAGCATCGCCGCGGCGATCGCCGGCGGAGCCCGCGGCTACCTGCGCTGGGACGCTTCGCGCCCCGAGCTGGTCGCCGCGCTGGCGCACACGCTGGCCAGCACCTCGGTGCCGGCGCCGCGGCAGCCGTCCGACCCGGGCGTGCAGCTCACCGAGCGCGAGCTGCAGGTCCTGCGCGGCATGAGCCAGGGCAAGAGCAACGGCCAGATCGGCCGCGAGCTGTACCTCTCCGAGGACACCGTGAAGACGCACGCGCGGCGGCTGTTCCGCAAGCTCGGCGTCCGCGACCGCGCACAGGCCGTCGCGCACGGCTTCCGGCGCGGCCTGGTGTCCTGA
- a CDS encoding sigma-70 family RNA polymerase sigma factor, translated as MATVGDGLDEPVAAAVEGDPQAVERLLAAIRPLVVRYCRARVGRQERSFASADDVAQEVCLAVLTALPSYRDQGRPFLAFVYGIAQHKVADAHRAAGRNRADPVAEIPDEIENSVGPEQRALQGELNERMAQLLQVLPDKQREIVVLRVVVGLSAEETAEAVGSTPGAVRVAQHRALARLRKVLAAEEVI; from the coding sequence ATGGCCACTGTGGGGGATGGACTGGACGAGCCGGTCGCCGCCGCTGTCGAGGGAGACCCTCAGGCAGTCGAGCGGTTGCTGGCCGCCATTCGTCCTCTGGTGGTGCGGTACTGCCGCGCCCGGGTAGGCAGGCAGGAGCGTTCGTTCGCTTCGGCAGACGACGTTGCGCAGGAGGTGTGTCTCGCGGTGCTCACGGCATTGCCCTCGTACCGTGACCAGGGCCGCCCCTTCCTGGCGTTCGTCTATGGGATCGCACAGCACAAGGTCGCCGACGCGCACCGCGCCGCGGGACGCAACCGGGCCGATCCGGTCGCCGAGATCCCGGACGAGATCGAGAACAGCGTCGGCCCGGAGCAGCGCGCTCTGCAGGGCGAGCTGAACGAGCGGATGGCGCAGTTGCTGCAGGTGCTGCCGGACAAGCAACGGGAAATTGTCGTGCTGCGAGTCGTAGTCGGACTGTCGGCGGAGGAGACGGCGGAAGCCGTCGGGTCCACGCCGGGTGCGGTCCGGGTGGCTCAGCACCGCGCGCTGGCCCGTTTGCGTAAGGTGCTCGCCGCCGAGGAGGTGATCTGA
- a CDS encoding SDR family NAD(P)-dependent oxidoreductase, giving the protein MGTLDGKVALITGGSRGIGAAIALRLAEDGADVAITYERAADRAAEVVAKIEKLGRRGLALRADAADADAVTGAVDQTAAELGGLDVLVNNAGIFPAGPIDQLTNETIDRTLAIHVRAPLVAIRAALAHLGRGGRIVSIGSDLAERAPFGGLSLYSASKAALVGMTRALARDLSERGITATVVHPGSTSTDMNRPDGPHAGQQLANIALGHFCEPEDIAATVAHLAGPGGRYITGTAITVDGGFTA; this is encoded by the coding sequence ATGGGGACCCTGGACGGCAAGGTCGCGCTGATCACCGGCGGAAGCCGCGGCATCGGCGCGGCGATCGCACTCCGGCTGGCCGAGGACGGCGCGGACGTCGCGATCACCTACGAACGCGCCGCCGACCGGGCCGCGGAAGTGGTAGCCAAGATCGAGAAACTGGGCCGCCGCGGCCTGGCTCTGCGGGCGGACGCCGCCGACGCGGACGCGGTGACCGGCGCGGTCGACCAGACCGCGGCCGAGCTCGGCGGGCTGGACGTGCTGGTGAACAACGCCGGCATCTTCCCGGCAGGCCCGATCGACCAGCTGACGAACGAGACGATCGACCGCACCCTGGCGATCCACGTCCGCGCACCACTGGTCGCCATCCGCGCCGCGCTGGCGCACCTGGGCCGAGGAGGACGGATCGTGTCGATCGGCAGCGACTTGGCCGAACGCGCGCCGTTCGGCGGACTGAGCCTGTACTCGGCGAGCAAGGCCGCGTTGGTCGGGATGACCCGGGCACTGGCCCGCGACCTGAGCGAACGCGGCATCACGGCGACCGTCGTGCACCCGGGTTCGACGAGCACGGACATGAACCGGCCGGACGGTCCGCACGCGGGCCAGCAGCTGGCGAACATCGCACTGGGGCACTTCTGCGAACCGGAAGACATCGCGGCGACGGTGGCGCACCTCGCGGGTCCGGGCGGGCGGTACATCACTGGGACCGCGATCACGGTGGATGGCGGGTTCACGGCCTGA